Below is a genomic region from Eupeodes corollae chromosome 1, idEupCoro1.1, whole genome shotgun sequence.
CTATGAAATAGTCATGGTCGAACCGAGTGAAGATGAATCAACCCATGGAATGTCATCATCCCAATATGTCCCcgatgctgatgttgatgcaGACGATGAGGTTGATGTTAAACCAAATATAATGGGCGACACAGATTTAACAAAGGTCACCGCATCCGACGACACAACACCAACACCTTTTCCAACGAAAAGTCCAGAAATAAATGAAGTAGCAACCTCATCCGTATCTGATTTACAATCGAGTACGCATCAAAGACGGGATGCAGATGAATGGAATCAATCATCGAGAAGAGAAATAGATCGAAGTACAGCTCCAGATGCAATCGAGATGTATTGTTTATCATTGGCCGATTCGTTTAGAGCTATGTCGAGAAGTGAGAGAGAACgggttaaatttgaatttgcaaATATTCTCAAAGATGCTCAATATCATGATAACAGttaaatctagttttattttaGAAGTGTATGCCTGTTTTGTCTATTCcatagttttatgtttttaaacattttggccAGTTTCTAATTTTGAGAATTctaattaagaaataattttcaatgaatttcTGATCAGAAATACCAATTgacttaattgaattgaattgaatttatcaCATAGGATCTAGAAATGCAATTGTTTTCAGTGTTCCACATTTGATTGGCTTTTAGAACTTCCCCAAAATCATTTATATCGAGACAATATAAGTTTTCTTTAGTTTCAAAAAAcgatatttcattttaaatgaatttaaaatgcagAACCTAACTGACTATTTAATTttagtcttcttttttttaaactttatttagcaaacaaaaagttatttaaaaatacatatttttatcttaaaatctatttttaacatCTATTTTAGTtagtcttttaaatttatctatatTGAATCCATTCTTCATTTCATTTggtaaactattaaaaatagatAATCCTTTTTGCATTACCATACTCCTAGTTCTTTGGTTTATATAGTTTAAGTTTAATAAGAATGGACTTCATTTACATAAGTTAAATTTTCACATAGATAATTTGGCAAGAGGTTAAACTTCATGTTAGTACccgtgtcatgatggttagagcgttgaactatcatgccagaggtcttgggttcgatctatgcctatgtcatctaaggtcttttcacgggtactgcttcttgtgaggaattgacaaattctccaagagtaactcttgtcatgaaaaagtgctttctcaaattagccgttcggattcggcatataaactgtaggtcccctccattcctgacaacattactcgcacacaggaatggttgagagttgtaagtcactaggccctagttctcaacggactgttgcgccacccaattcaatttaattttaatttaaacttcattttataaacaaataacaatacattaaatataattctttggtTAATACTAAGccaatataattattattattattatacatttaTTAAGCGAGTAATGAAATTACACGTTAATATAAAAGAATAGAGCTGAAAGCAACAGTGGCCTTACGCTCAGATAAACTTAATTCTAggttaacttatttatttaaaattataatttattgacaTAATATGGTAATAGATTTATATGGaagttttagttttcaaaagtatttcattGATTTTCAATATATTAGGTTTAGTTGGGTTGCTTAAGATTTCGATGACATCATTTCCGGTAAGTATTTCTGTGATGTATGGTTTAGTTGTTTCACAGTTGTAGAGCAGGTGTTGAAGATTGAGAGTAGTGTGGCAGTTGGGACAAATAGGTGgtggttcgtttttgagaatgtGGAGGTGGGTAGCAGAGGTATGGCCGAGTCGTAGTCTGATAAAATTAGTGATCATAATTTTTGGGAGATTTGTAGGATAATTGGGTGGTGTTTTCGTGGGGTTGACTTTTGTGTAGTGGTGTTGATAAATGAGCCAATTGTTCTTTTCGATAACTGTAATGTTGTTCATAAGACCCCTTACTATGTCGTTTTTAGTGTAGAAGTTGTACAGGTACAATGGTGATTTGTGAGCAAGATTGGCAGCTTCGTCGGCCTTTTCGTTCCCTATAATACCAACGTGTCCTGGAATCCACATTAGTTTTATGAGGTTGGTTGACTTTATTAATAGGGACcggatgttgttgatgatgttgatatcATTGTTTGCATTTGCAATGGCATTTAAAGTAGAGAGGCTGTCTGTGCAGATGATTTGCTTTTTTCCAGTTTTGATTGCCACTTCTATTGCATTAAGGATTGCAAAGGCTTCGGCGGTGAAAATGGAGGCTGTTTGTGGGAGTAACCCGATTCGAACAGCACTACCATCATCATTGACAATGGCAAAAGACGTGTTGTCACTGGTCTTTGATCCGTCCGTAAACATGAAGTTCCAGTTATTGGCTTTGAGATCCGATGAGATGTTAAGATAGAGCTTTCGGTATGTTAGGTTGTTTGTGTTCGTTTTTCTATACGGTGCTAGATCCATTACAAAAGAGGTTGAATCTATTAGCCAGGGAGGTTCCAATGAATAGGggctttttattttgatgaggTTCTTTTTCGGGAATTCATTTTTTGCAGACTCGAAAATTGTGGAGAGGGCTGATGGTTGCTTGTATCTCTTTTTACGATTCGTCATGAGGTCTATTTCTTTGTCAATTGGCGATTTATATGAGAAGATGAGTTTTGCGTAGAGtttgtgtgttattttttcCCTCCTTTCTTCTATCGTTGGTAGGCCAGCCTCTGCCAGGATGTTTTTGATGGGGGAGGTTCGGAAGGCGCCAACACTACATCTCGCTGCTTGATGATAGACAGGTTTTATAATTCCTAGTGTTGTTTTTGGTGAGTTTCCATATATGTAAATTCCATAATctattttgcttaaaataaaagattttgttacATTGTTTTCATGTCTTCTATGTGCGTCAGTCTATTCCACAACAAAATTACTCTGATtcctttattttgaagtttttgcaaGCGATTCATCATTGTGTTGTTGCATATAAATAAGATGCTAGAACAATACTCAAAGTGAGgtttaataaaagtatttaaacatttatagcagttgattttaaaattctttttctaattctaccaaaaaagtcaattttttttggcaattctCTTACAAACATAATCAACATGAAAGTTAAAACTTAAACCATTATCAATCAAGACTCCTAAGTGTTTAATCTCATttactatttcaattttttgattatgtATGCAAATATCACTGTTTGATTCACCATTTGAAatcattgcttttgttttattttgttcatattgaACCATcgttgcaaattttttaaatcatttttttatcattataaTGCATTCCTCAGCAGTGTCTCTGTTTTGAGGAACTAAgatagaaaataattcaaaatttaatggtGTTGCACTCTCAAATTTATGTATCGGAAAAATTAAGCAAAGTAGAAGGAAGAGGactttcaattcttaaaaataagcaCTGGCCAatgaaaaagtatttatttttaattttaactatttatttacatttaatattaaaataagcaataaagcaaaaataccaatatttattttaatcaacagaaaaacaaacattttgtttcacccaaaaaagaaaagttaattcattaattcccaaatatacatttatttatatataaaataagaaatattattaataaaattatatcatttgtcttttttaaatttatttatttgagttttttacTACACACATctctaaaaccaaaaaaagaaaaagttactATGTGTGTAACAACAGAAAGTCTAAGCGATTTGAAAGCAGTGAACATCATAAATCACATTTAAACTACtaagattttgtatttgaacatttaaatttaaagtttttactgAAGAGCTTAAAGCAATGGCCGATCCAGGACAGGTCCTGGGGATGAGAACTTGTCTTTGAATGccttaaaaaatctaattactGATTTTGATGAAACTTCGttgtaaagatttaaaaatacgatTTTTTAACAGAATGTATAAGGGATTTTTTAGCTGCGGGAAAAGTTTTGATACTTATCTTGTCTGTGGATTTAtagttaagaatttaaaattgattgacaCAATTGTTTAACAAGCTTTTGCAATTAATCTTAAATGGCATAAGTCAGAATTTAACGCTTCCAAATTGtagaaatttaactttaaacaaataGATATGTTCTTGAAGTTCATAAAGTAATTcgtttttagatatttaaagGCCTATTTCAATCACAATCAATTTGGTTACAAAAAAATCGGTACAGTAAATGATGACAACCGCTGGCGCTGTCGAGCCATATGTTGCCTTTTTTTTCGTAtccaaaaagaaatcaattaaaattcaatcatattttcttttaacaagACGGCGGAACTTGTTTTATCATAAATTTGGTGGCAGTTAATTTCAGAAATAGATTTATTAAcctcccataagaagttattgcaatgggattcaccaaattgaaaattttgacatttctcaacgtttcaaggtccctagagtcgaaataaaagatttgcgTGTAgaacgtttgcgacgttttttttcgacGTCCATAGCTCTaggaccagaagagatatattatatatgcagataataaggcagaaagatgcagaaagtgctcTCAGAAAATTGcgaaggtgtttttttttaccagagcagtttaaaaaaaaaaaaggttctgGTTAATCCtcaatatcttatgaaccaaaaacgctagagactttaattaaattttatataatactagctgacccgacaaacgttgtgttgtaatataaataatttctaaagaagattttgctagaaataaataactaactTATTTTAAGTGTGTGAGGTGTGGTTtataagtgggagaggtatAGAGCCATTATAATAAATcgctaaaaatcttgttttcaatttattaaaattaatcaattattacaatacaacaaaaaatcaatatcaatcccttaatgcaacagagtgtacaatTTTTGTTGCTATCCCACCTTTCGCCAATACAAACAAGCTGGATGGTTGGCCCAACCGAGAGAACGCCACGAATAATTGTCCGtttgaaaaacatgaagtgctcaaatctaagcGCAGACAGATATCGtatggccttgagacttatagATAGTCATTGAAtcacatctgtgggtataatagggattcgcggtaataatttattttcacctCGGAGTTTGGCAattagaattatggcttcgataacattttaaattaattttgtaattactaATCGAGTTCCGTTGCACAACGGTGGTGGGTTCAAAATACGAAACAAAACTACTGGAGACCCAACCTTCAATTGTAAATTATGCAGTGGAatgcctggtaaatccaatgagttcaaaaactcagttggacaATTTACAGCTTTGGTAACATCataaactgtatcaatagatttttaCGACACCAAGTCTACTGGTGACAAATGTTGTATCCACGTTTCTTGttgctaaaattgctctttctgccagccactcatgatttgtattttgtctGTGTTAATGaggaaatatctggtcaatgaaaacatcttgtgaatcaataaatCTATCGGAAATCGACgggtaattttatgcatccaatttcatctgtagtaacttttttaTCAGCTATATCTAACAgtggttttgaaaatgcttcaacagatggatcttgaagcatttgaacacgcatattAACTTccagttgtactttttcaacataacGCCGCAGCGCGATGGTTTTAAGCATGCGTTGATCTCATCATTAATTCAATTTCCTGTGCAACgcctcaaacaaatatttctgtgCCATAGTGTATTCATCCTAGATGATAATTTTACTCTGTTTCAGCACTGTTGCcatggatgattgttttttttttttatatagcgCAACGCatttgggttattttgaatatacaGTGGCTTTTTAAATACTGATTGAGTAGTTCTGCCTTCATCCAATAAAGTTTCCGCAATGCCAAAAGATGCAACAGTCAATacgataccattatttgattgcattttagcaagaattagcgaaataagaaatgttttccAGTTCCTATTGGTGcaaccaaaaaaaaggaatccaccttgtcctgccgaaactgcgagcatgatgtggtcataaatggttctttgttcttcattagtgggacattgcgagcgACAATCGCTGCACGATCGTAGTTCACGATTGAATTTAGTGtttattaaatcagatgcatttcgatttgttGAATACATATCAAAATCACTGAGTGTTAAGTTGACAATGATAACGCAAAAATCCTCCGTAGCAATCActactatcgtaagatcgttgcaccgtgtatgATGTTGGTGCCATTAAACAATACCACtaaggaattcaaaaaaatagataaaaacctattctcagacctaccgaatgtataatatgcaaaatttcattgaaattggttaagccgtttgggaggagtatggcaactaacactgtgacagaaaaattttatatattagatattgtaacctgataccaaacaagtatattttttgaaaaaaatccaattaacggttattttttataaatgaaacaaactgaaaaaaaaattttacgcacacaaaatgattttatctccaaaacaattttgagcaacgaaaaataacgtttttaacatctggtgaaattttaagaaaatataattgagttttttttataaaaaaataaaatcctaaaaaaaccattacttaaagttggtataaattgaatttcgactcaaatattttttcaaatatttgagattatggcttctaactaattttaacttatacaaaatattgtgttgacagtgcaatactaaaacttggtaaaaatttactttcgactcaaatagcttttcaaatattaaaattattgtcttgaaactttttttatttcacagaaaatattgttttcgatattcagta
It encodes:
- the LOC129942774 gene encoding uncharacterized protein LOC129942774, producing the protein MSISDYNYNGSTLTFDDRLIDLVRAHPAIYDVNDINYRRNTARQEIWHKISRMLGASSKICQVKWKNIRYNYLQEVKNPKNPNIRRRRLTRDLSFLKSTAFTYKKKGDKKSDSAYIYRPENQDDFYEIVMVEPSEDESTHGMSSSQYVPDADVDADDEVDVKPNIMGDTDLTKVTASDDTTPTPFPTKSPEINEVATSSVSDLQSSTHQRRDADEWNQSSRREIDRSTAPDAIEMYCLSLADSFRAMSRSERERVKFEFANILKDAQYHDNS